The Macrobrachium rosenbergii isolate ZJJX-2024 chromosome 22, ASM4041242v1, whole genome shotgun sequence DNA segment cctcataggtttaccaatagatcataacacattcatttgtaaacattgtttcttactgccagaatcaacaaaaacattaataaagatgttacctacggtaatatatgttaaatatatacattatatattataaaagtatgcaatcaaggggtaaaattcaataaataaaagggtTTCCTATGTAACAGCTCGaatctcgtgagcaactgaacaaagccatgttattattcttaaaagagaatgctagcatgagttacgaagtatcaactcaacgaagccttgttattatgcctaaagagaatggtagcaggaattgtcaaccaccaattgatcgaagccatgttgttatgcgtaaagagaatgttagcaggaattgccaactaccaactgaacgaagccttgttatccgtaaagctctcgagataatcaccaataggtggcagcacacgtactgtttatatctataaatgtggaatgcggcgatccgctgtagactacgataatgatattaacattttaatgaaaatatcgataataacaacgtagatattgattataatactagcagtagtaattgcggtgatggtaagtgtgataatgataaataattataataaactttgttttttaataggttattaggataacaccgaattttacgctaggctacaacatctacgtgacgtttcatgtataatttcggccaaaattcttaaattttgagcctacattatgtacataggacgcagggggattttttaggccatttttttttttttaaaaagtgcgtcttatacgctgtcaaatacggtatgtatttaattcaaacctataaataaacaaaagtaaataatacgtcatacgtgtagccgattggcaatgcaaatggcggataagaaaatgtaaacagaccagacagatggtttgaatgcctacaataaaaatgttaaatacagtaataaaagtaagtattaatcaaggagttcaagcatgataagatttcatatgctaaacgtaaaaataggtactatacatgcacattttttggataatataaaatgtatatgtagggtagtcatacttaggatatatgatggataatatacagtaggtacagaatacatgtacatatgtggttggtcgacttacggCGAGATCGACTTCCGACCactctgtcagaacctaatgtCGTCGTAAGTAAAATTTtacgactgtatatatatatatatatatatatatatatatatatatatatatatatacatatacctataaagctacaaatgtcgtttaatatctagttGAGTATTAAACGAATTTGTAGATtcgtgattgtatatgaatcacggtctgataaaaatttcatatatatatatatatatatatatatatatatatatatatatatatatatatatatatatatatatatatatatatatatatatatatatatatatatatatatatatatatatatatatatatatatatatatatatatatatgtatatatatatatatatatatatatatatatatatatatatatatatatatatatatatatatatatatatatatatatatatatatatatatatatatatatatatatatatatatagatatatatatatatatatatatatatatatatatatatatatatatgtatatatacatatatatatatatatatatatatatatatatatatatatatatatatatatatatatgtttatatatatatatatatatatatatatatatatatatatatatatatatatatatatatatatatatatatatatatatatatatatatatatatatgttaatatatatgtgtatatatatattatatatatatatacatatatatatattaatataagtgtACATAAGTAACGccttttgtttaagtggaacaaaattaaagccttttttattatcctttagtttttcgaacatgaatgtttTCCCACAGGTTAATAGGTTAATATAatgtattaacaaaattaatataatgcttattcggtttaataatgttcaatacaaatactaattgcaaactctgcagaaagacgcctactggattttttaGGAGAACGCaacaacgattcttgtagttcattggacttttctaagcttgttgcaacaactggcctacccgctctttgagcatcacttacacttcctgtggattcaaattttctaatcaagcttgtgatattttggctttgcacccttgggatgttaaattcagctgataacaatattgtggtttcagcaccatttttattgttttgatagtacaattgaattgcttttactctgttcctttgttaatctcatggttgtaaaaaatatctgaaaaaatgaagatttagcaaattaattaaagaaaatatacattataagatataaaattaaaaagggcgttacttatgctgcacctgtatatgtgtgtatatatattaatatatatatatatatatatatatatatatatatatatatatatatatacatatatatatatatatatatatatatatatatatatatatatatatatatatatatatatatatatatatatatatatatatatatacatactgtatatgtatatatatatatatatatatatatatatacatatatatatatacatactgtatatgtgtgtatatatatatatatatatatatatatatatatatatatatatatatatatatatatatatatatatatatatgtatatatatgtgtgtatatatatatatatattaatatatatatacacacatacagggtgcgcataagtaacgccctttttaattttatatcttgtaatgtatattttctttaattaatttgctaaatcttcatttttcagatattttatacaaccatgagattaacaaagaacagagagtaaaagcaattcaattgtactatcaaaacaataaaaatggtgctgaaaccgcaatattgttatcagctgaaattaacatcccaagggtgcaaagccgaaatatcacaagcttgattagaaaattttaatccacaggaagtgtaagtgatgctcaaagagcatatatatatatatatatatatatatatatatatatatatatatatatatatatatatatatatatatatgtatgtatgtatatatgtgtgtatatatatatatataagtgatatatatatatatatatatatatatatatatatatatatatatatatatatatatatatatatatatatatatatatatatatatatatatatatatatatatatatatatatacagtactttggaTGAGTAGCTGTTCATAAAGTTTCATATGCTATACAATATCAATAGCAATAAagaataacccagagagagaaagagaaaggcaagcaAACACACAGCAAATGCACACTTTAGTTAACCTTAACATGatgcatacatgtactgtatatacatacacatgctcaCATACACAGACTGAGATTCATGGCTGGGTAGTTTATACCAGTACATTATGTTATATCTTAATCAGTTCAAAATTTTTAGTTTGCTGGTATGTCAGTGAACGTAagcaaatttaaaatatttttaagataaatgaaatgaaaaaataacagtaatcaaTATGAAGTACTAGCCAAATTCACACTTCAGTGCATTGAGACAGTTGAATGTGCTCAGTGCACCAACCAAAAAAGAGCAATCAACTTGTAAGTGTTGCtaccttatttttatgttttcaaaattttgctaGTCAAAAATGGGGTGCAACTGTAAGGTTAGAGTGTCTTTGATACTGTATTGGAAAATATGTTAATTTCTTGTGTTTAACCTACAATTTTGTcttatgttttaattttgtttgcaaaCTTCAGCACTCATAAATTCCACTGAAGATGAGGGGAGTGAGGGGAGGAGAGAACTCTTGACTACCAAAGGAGTTTAATCTAAACACACAAACAGTCAATGAGAGAACGAAACTTTTGTAACTAAGACATGACACATTTCTATGATGTTTCTTTCGAaccaaaaattttatgaaagctCCCAAGCAGCTAAGGGCCCTTCCACCCCTCCCCAGTCTGCTCTCCCAGACCTACAACCCCCCTACCATGTGACTGCAAGGGTATCCACCCCATGGTATCCCATTCTCAGTGTACTAACTAGGAAGAGTGTTACCATCACATTTTTTTCTGCCGAATAGTGTTGCAGACCAATAAGAAggcattttgttcatttttttatattgagcagtgtactgtatactgtatatgttcatgtatatttTGTGGAGGCTGTGGTTGTATGCAGATGTGTATATTTGGCTAATCAAAGGAACactatgaatattattaaaagttaGTTTACTGAGACAGTTAGGTCACTTTGTGGGATTGATGGCTCACCCAAAGGATTTAAATGAGAGCTGAAATTTTATTCATGGAAAAGTCAAGCTGGATAGCTAAATGGGCAGAGACTAGAGGCattaatgaaaagcaaatgacAGAAAGCAAAGCAGCTGGATCCAAAGGGACATTACAAAAACCTTCAGTTCTGTCCCCTGTAGGTGgggagtgccatcagtgtacgTCATACAGTACGCTGCAGGCAttggttaaggttctttgcagaattccttcggcccctagctgcagccccttccattccttttactgtacctccattcatattctctctcttccgtcttgctatccaacttctcctaacagttattccctagtgcaattgtgaggttttcctcctgttacacctttaaaacctttcaactCGCAAtcttcctttcagtgctgaatgacttcataggtcccagtgcttggcctttggcctaaattctatcttccattccatttgGTTCTATCtgcatggttgtataaaatatctgaaaaagtgAAGATTTAGCAAATCTCCCCCCATGGTGTTTGTCTGTGTAATCTGTCCATCATGTATAagctaaaataaattttgtttgtgtttcttgAAGGGTTGTAACCATTATCAGACCCTTAGGGTATGTTTGGAATTGGGCAGCCATGCTTATAAGTGTACAGATATACTGCAACACCAGTCTTATGTACCCatgttctttttatattcagATCATGCAAATCCTTCTGGATGCTGGGGCTGACATCAACTGTCAAGACTGGATGGGGCGAACTCCATTGCACTGGGCTGCTAAGGAGGGTTCCATTGAAACGGTGCAGATGTTGTTAGATCACAAAGCCAACACTACTATCACTAATAAAGAAGGCCATCTTTACTCCAGTTTGGTAAGGTCCATCATAAGTTCAGTTTCTATATAGTAGGTAAATTCAGTTCAACATTCTTCACTAAATTTGTGTATTTAACCAAATATCTTTTAGGAACTGTGTAGACCATAATATTCTGTCATAAACTATTGTTAATCAATTTTGTGCAGGTGTAAAGATACGGAGAGAAAGGTAGCGGGAATTCTGCCAATGCTTCGCAGCATCAATATATAGACTAATTTGAATACATGAAGGAATTgttaagagtttcatacagtttGGTGCAGCAGATGGATGAGCACAAGAGGATGAAGTTTGCACCTTGAAATAAATAGACTAGAGGGTCTTTAGATTTTTTGGTTATGTTGTTAGTTTAAACATTTTCAATGGAGGGAGAAAGACTGACCTAGATCATGCTAAATTGATGGAATGGCAGACTTTCAGAACAGGAGTGCTTAATTGTCAGATGCCTGGCAGTGATTGGAAGGAAGAAGTGATTGTTGCTGtaatgtatataggctatacaggTATTAACAAGCAATTTGCTGCAACTTTTTTAAGTGTATGAAGTACCTGTGGCTTTTGTAAAGAGACTCAGTACTTTTAGATTGAAAATAGTGGGGACTTATGTCTTTTAAGTCACTCCCTCTCATACATGGATatgattagtatttttatttactgaactgCATTTGTTACCAAATGAGTAACTTACTCTGGCTGAAAGGATCCCTccctttgtttattaatttactatttatatatattccaagaaGGAAGCCAATACCTAACAACCAAGTCATAACATAACCAGTTATGGCTCATGTTTCTTTTCAGTTACTGAagcatttatattttgctgttcgGCACAATGATGCTGACAAAGTAGTGAGATTGGTCATGGCTGGTGCAGACCAGTTTGCAGAGGTTGAAGGAACAGGTGTCAACCCCAGGGAAGAAGCCAAAAGACGTGGTTTTTATGACATCCTTCGACAGATGGCAGCTTTAGTTGAGAAAAAACCTAAACACGAAGAAGATAAAACAGTGGTACTTGAAGATATTTATAAGCTGTTTGAAGTAAGTAAAGTTAGAAAGTGGCAACCTGTTTGTATAGTCAAAAAACTCTTTTAGTATTTTGAactgataaaagaaatgaaaatattcgtCCTGTCCTTCTTAtactatattttgaaaaaaaatataatgaatatcagAAAAAATGACATTCCCATTGTTTCTTCTTATTTGTCACCCCTCCTCTTTATGTTATCCTTCAAATCTCCATTTTGTCCATTTAATCCAATAATGTCTTTGTGAATAATTTTGCTTACTAgcatcatctttatttttgcaatgttCAGTCACTTAGGGTAAGTGTTGCTTCCTAGATTTTACTTAAAacttatgtaaattttttatttgttagcttTACCTGATGATCACTTTTGTAACcttcacaagaattttttaagtcGTTTGTTTGGCCTTGCTTAACCATCAGGGCTTTAAAACTCCCAGTCAGACTTACAAGGCGCCATTAGAGGCCGCAACACCAGACAAGACTCTCAGTGTAGGACTAGCCCGTCTTGTCTTGTTTACCTCTTTCTGAGGCTTTAGATTCTGAATGCATGTATACTAATTTAGGATGCAATTATCACTGAGGATGGGGACTTCACTACTTCTGAGGAGGATCTACGGGAGtctgaagaagaaggggaagaagaagaagaagacgaagaagatcgAAATGAGTCAGAGGAGGACGACTACGCTGAAGAACCGGACGCCTACTGGAAAATGTCAAATGCTTATGAAGTTCTTTCTGTTAAAGAGGCATTTGGAGAAGAGGATTGTGCTTGGCTGAAGGAGTTTGAAGAGAAACCAAAAGTGATCTCGGCAAAGGAACTTCTTGAAGAGGAGCAAGCTGCATTCTGGGACACATGGCAAGAAAAGCAGAAAGTAATATCAGCCAAAGAGTTCTTCAAGGAAGAAAGTAACTGGTGGGaaaatgaggatgaggaggatgatAAAAATTCCAGTGAAGAGAAGAATGAAACTTCATCATCTGACTTTAATAGGGATGATGAATGCTGGTGGAGAGATGCTCAAGAAAATTTGGATAAGCCTAAGGCTGTACCAGCAAAAGAATACTTTAAAGAGGAAGAACCTTGGTGGGTAAGTGGAAAAGAGaacaaggaggaggatgaggaagaagaagaggatgaagaaggttctcccaaagaatattacacACATGATGCACCATGGTGGAAATCTGAGTGTCAGAACTCAAAGACAGTATCAGCTAAGGAATTCTTTAGAGATGACAAGCCTTGGTGGCAACAAGATAAAGTTTTGGCCAAAGACTTTTTTGAAGAGGAAAAACCTTGGTGGCAAGAGGACAGCAAGGAGAAGATTGTTTCAGCAAAGGATTACTTCAAAGAAGAGGTGCCATGGtggcaaaaagaaaatgaaaaggtgatTTCTGCTAAggaatttttcaaagatgatgaGCTTCCTTGGTGGTACACAGAAGAAATGCAGCCAGACAAACCAGagggattaaaaaaaagtttggctACTGTTCGATATTATGAGAGATATTTAATCAACAAGCAAATGTGCGAAGAAAAGGGTGAATGTATTGAGTTTGAGTCTGAGTTGTCTGGTGATGAAATAGAGGAATCTACTCGAACGGATGACTATGAAGATGCTACAGATAGCCTTATTAGCAATAGTAGTACTATGTACAGTGCGAGTGAAGGGGATAGACCCTTGACTAACATTGTATCAGATCACATTCCATGGCAGAGAAGTGATAAAGAGGGgggcataagaaaaaatataccaaagGCAGATGACTTTTTCCAAGAAAAGCATTGGCTGGATGATGCCAGTGAAACCAGTGAGCCCACAGAAATGTTGGACATGGACATGAGTGAGATGAGTGAAATTGTCACAGCATCTGAATTTTCCCAGTCTGGATCATGGAATCAAGATAGTGATGCtaaagacagagaagaaaatgaaacagatgaaGAGGAGGGTGAAAGtctagaagaggaggaaggagaggatgaagaggaagaggaatgtgaagaagaggaagaagaagaagaagaagaaggaggagaagaagaagaagaagaggaggaggaggaagagagagaatctggagAGGAAGTCTGTGAAGAGGTGAGTAGTGGTGAAAGTGAGGCTCTTAGAAGTGAAGATGAAATTGATGACATATCTGAAGAGGAACCTGGATCAAAATCATCATTTGAATGTATAGAGGCAGTATTGCATGGAGATAGGATGGGAGAAAGTCAACCTTCAAAAACTTCAGAAATACTGACAAAAGAATGTCTCTCACAACAGGGAAACATACCGTCAATTGTTCTAGATGGTAAGGAGCTAGATAAAGAAACTCTTGATAAAAAGAGTGCAGGCATAACAGAAGAGTTCCACTCAGATCTTATTATTCCAAAAGTGGTGAGTAACTCATATGAATCATTAGAGAAAAGAACCCCTAACATAGATATAGAAGTAACTAACCATGATTTTCTTACAGGTCCTAATCATTATTCCAGTAGTGTTCATAACACAGAaggaaatctacaaaaatcagATTCTCAGACAAGTGGTTATGATTCTAGCTTATCATTCTCAGATAGTAAGATCAGAGATTTACCAAATGATTCTGGAAATGAACACCTGTGTGTTGATGAAAATGCTGAGGACACTGATTTGTCAGATACAATGAATCTTGTAAGTTCAGAAACTACGGAAAGTATAGAGGAATCCATTTGCTTTGGTGAAGATGAATGTGAAGATGTTAAGAACTCTGTGAATGATATTCAGTTGGCTGTAAAGGAATTGAAAGAAACAGGCCAACAACTAACTGAAAAGGATGTCATCAGCCAAGATAATGTTGCATCTGTTGCCAAAGATCAAAGGCTAACAGAAATGGAAGATAATAAGGTTTTCATTCATATGGCATGGGACAAAGGTGACAATGTTAATCCATGCCAAACAAACCTTTCAGAAGAACCAGAATCTCAGAATATAGAAAATGCAAGCATTCTTAAAACAAGTCATCTTTCAGATGAACCACCAGTAACTGCAGATGACAATATTACCTCTGAAGATATACAGGATAATGGTAAAAGCACAGgcatggatgaagaagaagtaCAAACTTATGCTTCTGTTGTCAAAAGAAATTTGGAAAGAAGAGCCATTAATAAGATGGATGATTGTCTTGCTAAGTTTGATGCTAGTCTTGCTTCAGTAGGTGCTAAGTTAACAAAAGAGAGTTCAGAGAGAAACTCAAACAGTAGTAATCAGGAAAGAATGGGTGACTGGAAGGAACAAACATATGCTGCAATTGTAAAACgaggaaaaaattcacaaaatatagATAGTAAAAGTATATTACAAGAGTCTCCTGGGAACATCATGTCTTTTAGTgaacaaaaagcaaaagaagaaagggaaactaACCAGCTTTTCAAAGTGCATGTCCATGTTCCAGAAAAGGAATCAGAATTTCTTGACTTGAGAACTGAAAAGCGTTGTTTCTCTGACATGGCTGAAGAAATCATTCGTACTAAAAATAATGATGCTGAAGGAGATCCTTGGCAGTTTAGAAAATATGTTACCAATTTGTCAAAGGAACACAATTTAGAGGTAAATGATGACATATCTAGCCCTGAAAAAGAGTCATATACCAAAATGGCAAAAGACAGTGGAAAaagtaatgaaagtgaaaatgatttgaGAAAATGGAGTGACACTAGAACACATATAAATGACAAAAGTGTAAGtgaaattgatatgaaaaaaGAAGTAGAGAATGAAAATACACTCAAAAATAGTGAAAATGTTGCTGAATTGggtaaagaaaaggaaactgaTCCATTGTTGGATGATGAGAACATACAGCAAGAAACTCCCAATGATAGTGAGGAAATCAGTGGTAAAGCACATTTTAGTGAGAACAGGGAGTTATCGCGGGAAAGCTCTTTAGAGAGGGTTCCTACAAGTGAAAGAGGCGAATCTCcaaatattcatatggaaaagaGTCTTTGGCGGTGCAGTACATATGATCCCATGAGCCTTAGCGAATATGACAATATAGCCTTTATGGTTAAAAAAGACTCTAATTCTCCAGCTAGTTGggggaacaagaaaaagagaaaagaatgtgAGTGTAACACCAATTCACTTAACCAAGACTTTATCAGTCACAATGATTCTAAAAATAATGTTCAACAAAATTTAACCTCCACACATAGTAAAGATACTGAAGACCAATATGATAATACAACTGAAACCAGAAACACTGGATTATCAACAGAATACATAAATACTGGATTattgccagaaaacacaaatattGAACTACCCTCAGAAAAAGATATTGAATTATCAACAGAAAACTTGAATATTGGAATATCAAGTGGAAGAAGAGAGAACGATACTAAAGAACATGCAGTAATGACAGAAGAAGCAGATGTAAAAAAGTGTTCCCAGTCCTTGAACAAAATAGACGATGTTCTCGAGCATCATGATGTACCTGGAGCTCCATGTGTGCTGCTATTGAGAGAGGACAAAATTCTAGGAGCTGAGGCTTGCACTAACCTTAGTGAGACTAGTTGTAACCAGGACCCATCAGTAGCCATTCATCGGAATAAGGAGTCTAGTTTGCTGTGTCacaaagtgaaatataattttgatgaaaatactAGTGCAGACACAATACAAACATCTCCTCATGCTCTGTACCAGCCCACTAACCCCACTTTGTATGATCCAGATAAGAAAGAGACCAGTAAAGTAGAGGCAGCTGTCAATAAAAAGCCTGATGAGCCGAGGCTCCAACCCGTTCCAAGTAAACGGAGCAAGGAGGTCAACAAGAAggataaagagaaacagaaacaaaaagaggTAAGCACGGGCTGGAGCAACATGTTCTCAATTACATCTGCCATTGTGCTTCTGCaaaatttagcatttatttattttattttgatacctCTCATGAAACTAATAGCTTCACTGATGTAGTATGTAGATCATATGCTTATACTCTGGAggaggaaaactaaagaaaatttgttttccGAAGAATGGAATTTAAGAAAAGTGGAAGTCACTTACTTTGAATATACTGTTATATACATTTAGCTTCCTCATCACTGCCTTGTATGATTATCCTTCCTGATCAGAGACAAAATTTTAGTGCCTTCTATGTTCTTCTAATAGTTTACTAATGATGCGATATTGATACAAGTGAGTTGATGAGGAGCATGAATTCTGTCAGGGGGCTGGAATATGATACGGGTGTCTAATGTTTCTTACAGTTGGCTGTGGCGACTGGCAAGGTAGATCCTGTCCGAAAGTCCTCCTCTTGCAGTGTGAGCTGAAGCTGTGTAACTGTAAATAACGTTAAATTTTTGTACTAAAGCTTCGTTTATTTACAGAAAGCTTTGTAGCAACCTAATCAACTGATCAAATTGAAAGCCAATCAAATGGCAGAATTTCTGTTGAATTTGTTACATGATTAGCTTTGGTGTTGTTGGTTGACTGAATTGATTCAGAAGTCAACATTAATTCTCTAATGAGTTtaagatcttttattttattttcttattattattatggtaagcACTGTACATGCAGCTTACACATATTTTATTCTCACTGCCATGGAACAAACTAAGATTTGTTTTAAAACTTGCTTGTCTGTAACTATGATTATGTGAGCCAATATGAATCTCAcactcataatttttattttacaaagtcaTATGCAAAGTATAGGTGCATGGACGCATGATTATCTTAATTTGTAAGTTATTAAGTTGAGAaagtagtaaatgaaaatattgtctCAAAAAGGAATCAGACTTTCTTTAGTAAAATACTTCATCAAAGTTTAAAAATTTAGTTAACTCAAAAGTACTTAAAATGGTGTAAAGTATAAGATTATGTAAAGATAATCAGTCTTCAGTGTATTGTTCCTTTAGGAACAATGACATTCAGCATTCATTCATGCAGGAAAAGCAAGGAGAAGGCAAATGATTACTCTAGTTCGAGAACGTATCTTCCATTCCATCATCAGAGTGTGCATAACCTTTCCTGTATAAACGGCATCGTGAAGACAACCCTCGGTCCTTTTGTTGGACCTTTACCTCGACCCATTGCCAGATTTACATACCTGCAAATGACATCCACGTAATGGACCATAAATCAtagaatcattttttatttcaaagtgtcATGGTTAGTGCTTGATACTTGACCCTAAGCTTGATTTTGCAGTGCAGTTATTTAAATTCAATAAGT contains these protein-coding regions:
- the LOC136850635 gene encoding uncharacterized protein isoform X6 gives rise to the protein MIRSGDKMGIQIYLRKGGDPNARNQMCWTLLHLASFEGQAEIAEVLIDAGASVNSCTTDMSTPLHRGCAQGNRKAVELLVKKGAYINAQDKNGNTPLHEAARGFHTSVVKVLIENKADKTRLNKKKQSFLNLIGQQLMPSVESGDSEVLQQWLEWGASPDTKGNLHWSILHHACARGQLNIASLLIERGADVNIEDSNKTTPLHSACFHGHSRIASLLIDSNANVNAQDQRGNTPLHSAVLGGHAELVNLLLERNCDTTIANKEGQYFTHLVNEFLVTAVDSSKVAQVVSLLKGRAAPNTRDPYGYTVLCQAAFKGDMLVAEALLDAGADPNLVDEAHGKTPLHYASAWGHLFIVKALLDKGASVNIKDNVGATPLHEAAREGFEDVMIVLIGRGCNINETDNEGNTPLHVAGKWGQAAAVELLLEKCAKDNIRNKNNLLYSDLALIRAVRTADKDHVMSGMAWGGDPNSRDKRGWTLLHHAVYKGVEEICELLLENGANINAVDNHDRTPLLLAAYRGNKQIMQILLDAGADINCQDWMGRTPLHWAAKEGSIETVQMLLDHKANTTITNKEGHLYSSLLLKHLYFAVRHNDADKVVRLVMAGADQFAEVEGTGVNPREEAKRRGFYDILRQMAALVEKKPKHEEDKTVVLEDIYKLFEDAIITEDGDFTTSEEDLRESEEEGEEEEEDEEDRNESEEDDYAEEPDAYWKMSNAYEVLSVKEAFGEEDCAWLKEFEEKPKVISAKELLEEEQAAFWDTWQEKQKVISAKEFFKEESNWWENEDEEDDKNSSEEKNETSSSDFNRDDECWWRDAQENLDKPKAVPAKEYFKEEEPWWVSGKENKEEDEEEEEDEEGSPKEYYTHDAPWWKSECQNSKTVSAKEFFRDDKPWWQQDKVLAKDFFEEEKPWWQEDSKEKIVSAKDYFKEEVPWWQKENEKVISAKEFFKDDELPWWYTEEMQPDKPEGLKKSLATVRYYERYLINKQMCEEKGECIEFESELSGDEIEESTRTDDYEDATDSLISNSSTMYSASEGDRPLTNIVSDHIPWQRSDKEGGIRKNIPKADDFFQEKHWLDDASETSEPTEMLDMDMSEMSEIVTASEFSQSGSWNQDSDAKDREENETDEEEGESLEEEEGEDEEEEECEEEEEEEEEEGGEEEEEEEEEEERESGEEVCEEVSSGESEALRSEDEIDDISEEEPGSKSSFECIEAVLHGDRMGESQPSKTSEILTKECLSQQGNIPSIVLDGKELDKETLDKKSAGITEEFHSDLIIPKVVSNSYESLEKRTPNIDIEVTNHDFLTGPNHYSSSVHNTEGNLQKSDSQTSGYDSSLSFSDSKIRDLPNDSGNEHLCVDENAEDTDLSDTMNLVSSETTESIEESICFGEDECEDVKNSVNDIQLAVKELKETGQQLTEKDVISQDNVASVAKDQRLTEMEDNKVFIHMAWDKGDNVNPCQTNLSEEPESQNIENASILKTSHLSDEPPVTADDNITSEDIQDNGKSTGMDEEEVQTYASVVKRNLERRAINKMDDCLAKFDASLASVGAKLTKESSERNSNSSNQERMGDWKEQTYAAIVKRGKNSQNIDSKSILQESPGNIMSFSEQKAKEERETNQLFKVHVHVPEKESEFLDLRTEKRCFSDMAEEIIRTKNNDAEGDPWQFRKYVTNLSKEHNLEVNDDISSPEKESYTKMAKDSGKSNESENDLRKWSDTRTHINDKSVSEIDMKKEVENENTLKNSENVAELGKEKETDPLLDDENIQQETPNDSEEISGKAHFSENRELSRESSLERVPTSERGESPNIHMEKSLWRCSTYDPMSLSEYDNIAFMVKKDSNSPASWGNKKKRKECECNTNSLNQDFISHNDSKNNVQQNLTSTHSKDTEDQYDNTTETRNTGLSTEYINTGLLPENTNIELPSEKDIELSTENLNIGISSGRRENDTKEHAVMTEEADVKKCSQSLNKIDDVLEHHDVPGAPCVLLLREDKILGAEACTNLSETSCNQDPSVAIHRNKESSLLCHKVKYNFDENTSADTIQTSPHALYQPTNPTLYDPDKKETSKVEAAVNKKPDEPRLQPVPSKRSKEVNKKDKEKQKQKEVSTGWSNMFSITSAIVLLQNLAFIYFILIPLMKLIASLM